A single genomic interval of Staphylococcus hyicus harbors:
- a CDS encoding ABC transporter ATP-binding protein, which translates to MKVFRTLGWFFKQEKWRFSSAIVAMLITAFCSLVPPQIIGRVIDHITADTLTPRRLMMYLTIILLTGIIVYILRFYSRTQLFGASAKLGRLLRGALYDKYLSMRPSFFQKYRTGDLMAHATNDIRAVQSTAGVGVMTIADAVIMGGMTLVIMALTVSPKLTFIAMLPLPILVLLTQFYGKLLHQGFKEAQAAFSELNDKTQESIAGVKVTKSFGYERADEEDFRELSDRVVLKNLTVTKIDALFDPTIQLVIGASYLLSVIFGAFMVVENTITIGQLVTFTTYLGMLVWPLLALGFFFNIIQRGRASYDRIRDLLAVPNDTDQHKTLNSRPEGDIEFQLQQFSFEGDAKPHLHDVHFTIKPGMTIGIVGSTGSGKSLLIRLLLREFDPPRAQDITYGGHALYQYPIHLLRGQFGYVPQDHFLFSSTIRGNIAFSQPDIDDATLFHVSEMSRIHQDIMSLPEQYETVVGERGVSLSGGQKQRISIARALLMNPEVLILDDSLSAVDAETETQILQNLKRERLGKTNIITAHRMSAVMHADLIIVMRDGTILEQGTHDTLIKEQGWYAETFQAQAMENRLNKALDQQTQKGDES; encoded by the coding sequence ATACATTAACGCCACGTCGATTAATGATGTATTTAACAATTATTTTATTGACTGGCATAATAGTATATATTTTAAGGTTTTATTCCCGCACACAATTGTTTGGCGCTAGTGCTAAGTTGGGACGTTTGTTAAGAGGGGCACTTTATGACAAATATTTAAGTATGCGCCCATCATTTTTCCAAAAGTATCGCACAGGAGATTTAATGGCACATGCGACTAATGATATTCGTGCGGTTCAAAGTACGGCAGGTGTCGGAGTGATGACGATTGCTGATGCGGTCATTATGGGTGGCATGACTCTCGTTATCATGGCATTAACTGTGAGCCCTAAACTCACATTCATTGCTATGTTGCCGCTCCCAATTCTTGTCCTATTAACCCAATTTTACGGCAAGCTCCTTCATCAAGGATTTAAAGAGGCCCAAGCAGCTTTTAGTGAATTAAATGATAAAACGCAAGAGAGCATCGCCGGAGTTAAAGTAACAAAATCATTTGGATATGAACGTGCCGATGAAGAAGATTTTCGTGAATTGAGTGATCGTGTCGTATTAAAAAATCTGACCGTGACGAAAATAGATGCATTGTTTGATCCTACAATTCAACTCGTGATTGGCGCCAGTTATTTATTAAGCGTTATATTTGGAGCGTTTATGGTGGTAGAGAACACAATAACAATTGGTCAACTGGTCACATTTACAACGTATTTAGGCATGTTGGTTTGGCCGTTACTAGCATTAGGATTTTTCTTTAATATTATTCAACGTGGTCGTGCGTCGTATGACCGTATACGAGATTTATTAGCTGTACCTAATGATACGGATCAACATAAAACGTTAAATAGTAGACCAGAAGGTGACATCGAGTTCCAATTACAACAATTTTCCTTTGAAGGTGACGCCAAGCCGCACTTACATGATGTGCATTTTACAATTAAACCAGGCATGACTATAGGTATCGTAGGAAGTACAGGTTCAGGAAAAAGTTTACTGATTCGGCTCCTATTAAGAGAATTTGATCCTCCGCGCGCACAAGATATCACTTACGGAGGACATGCGCTTTACCAATACCCTATTCATTTGTTACGGGGGCAATTTGGTTATGTTCCACAAGACCATTTTTTATTTTCATCGACTATTCGCGGGAATATTGCATTTAGTCAACCGGACATTGACGATGCGACACTCTTCCATGTAAGTGAGATGAGTCGCATTCACCAAGACATTATGTCGTTACCCGAGCAATATGAGACTGTTGTTGGTGAACGTGGTGTCTCATTGTCGGGGGGACAGAAACAACGTATTTCAATTGCGCGTGCACTACTAATGAATCCTGAAGTGCTCATTTTAGATGATTCCCTTTCTGCTGTAGATGCAGAGACTGAAACGCAAATTTTACAAAATTTAAAAAGAGAACGCTTAGGAAAAACGAATATTATAACTGCACATCGTATGAGTGCGGTCATGCATGCGGACTTAATTATCGTGATGCGCGACGGAACGATTCTTGAACAAGGTACACATGATACCTTAATAAAAGAACAAGGTTGGTATGCGGAAACGTTTCAAGCACAAGCCATGGAAAATCGATTGAACAAAGCACTAGATCAACAAACGCAAAAGGGGGATGAATCATGA
- a CDS encoding ABC transporter ATP-binding protein: MSETPPQMTSKEQMKTLGRLLKYTFPFKTLIVLALSLLILSTAASMAIPYIVKVFIDQYLVPRHFPGNELTFILILFIVVEFLGALTAYFSLYYLEFLALKVIQQLRIDAFRDISNLGMRFYDQTPSGSIVSRLTNDTEAIVEMFTGVLATFLVAVFMVISSFIMMFVLDVKMAFFAMCFVPFIVFVLALYRKYASIYFYETRRKLSDLNAKLGESIEGMKIIQVFNQERRLKDEFEEINREHYDFTLKTIRLDGLLLRPAITLISTLSIVAILAYFGMLSFKTAVTAGTIYAFIQYMQRFFEPINQVSQNLNIFQQAVVSASRVFHMMDNNDLAPVQPQTSAQITDARIEFKNVSFSYDGKHDVLKNIHFTAEPGQTVALVGHTGSGKSSIINLFMRFYEFERGDILIDGQSVKTIPKDELKSKIGLVLQDPFMFYGSIASNIRLYHPTMTFEQIEAAAKFVYAHDFIMKFKDGYDHKVIEKGSTLSSGQRQLIAFARTMALDPKILILDEATANIDSETEELIQQSLTKMRHGRTTLAIAHRLSTIQDADLILVLHQGEIVERGTHDSLIQQGGIYHKMYQLQRNGKTK, encoded by the coding sequence ATGAGTGAAACACCACCTCAAATGACATCCAAGGAACAAATGAAAACATTAGGTCGTCTCCTTAAATATACATTCCCATTTAAAACGTTGATTGTATTAGCATTGTCACTGTTGATATTATCAACGGCAGCTAGTATGGCTATACCATATATTGTTAAAGTCTTTATTGACCAATACCTTGTACCACGTCATTTCCCGGGAAATGAACTCACATTCATTCTTATATTGTTCATTGTTGTGGAGTTTTTAGGTGCACTTACAGCGTATTTTAGTTTATACTATTTAGAATTTTTAGCGTTAAAGGTTATTCAACAACTGCGAATTGATGCGTTTAGAGATATTTCAAATTTAGGGATGCGCTTTTATGATCAAACACCTAGTGGGAGTATTGTCTCGAGATTAACGAACGATACAGAAGCCATTGTAGAAATGTTTACCGGCGTGCTTGCGACGTTTTTAGTTGCTGTGTTTATGGTCATCAGCAGTTTTATTATGATGTTTGTATTAGACGTTAAAATGGCATTTTTTGCGATGTGCTTTGTCCCATTCATTGTATTCGTTCTTGCACTGTATCGAAAATATGCGTCAATATATTTTTATGAAACGCGACGTAAATTGTCTGATTTAAATGCAAAACTTGGCGAGTCTATTGAAGGAATGAAAATAATACAAGTTTTCAATCAAGAGCGACGTCTTAAAGATGAGTTTGAGGAGATTAATCGTGAGCATTATGATTTTACACTTAAAACGATACGGCTTGATGGGTTATTATTAAGACCAGCAATCACATTGATTTCAACATTATCTATTGTTGCGATTTTAGCGTACTTTGGTATGTTGAGTTTTAAGACTGCTGTTACTGCCGGGACAATTTATGCGTTTATTCAATATATGCAACGATTTTTTGAACCTATCAATCAAGTTAGTCAAAACTTAAATATTTTTCAACAAGCTGTCGTGTCTGCAAGTCGTGTGTTTCATATGATGGACAATAATGATTTAGCACCAGTTCAACCACAAACATCTGCTCAAATTACTGATGCGCGCATTGAATTTAAGAACGTGTCCTTTAGTTATGATGGGAAACATGATGTTTTAAAAAATATTCATTTTACCGCAGAACCTGGTCAAACAGTAGCACTTGTCGGACATACAGGATCAGGGAAAAGTTCGATTATCAATTTGTTTATGCGTTTTTATGAATTTGAACGAGGAGATATTTTAATTGATGGACAATCGGTAAAAACGATTCCTAAAGACGAATTAAAGTCTAAAATTGGTTTAGTACTTCAAGATCCATTTATGTTTTATGGCTCAATAGCGTCTAACATTAGACTGTATCATCCTACTATGACTTTTGAACAAATTGAAGCAGCTGCAAAATTTGTCTATGCACATGATTTTATTATGAAGTTTAAAGACGGATATGATCATAAAGTCATTGAAAAGGGAAGTACGTTATCCAGTGGTCAACGACAATTGATTGCTTTTGCTCGTACTATGGCCCTTGATCCTAAAATTTTAATCTTAGATGAAGCGACAGCAAATATTGATTCCGAAACAGAAGAACTCATTCAGCAATCTTTAACGAAAATGAGGCATGGAAGAACAACACTAGCAATTGCGCACCGCTTATCGACAATTCAAGATGCAGATTTAATCCTTGTTTTACATCAAGGTGAAATTGTAGAACGAGGTACACATGACTCGTTGATTCAACAGGGTGGCATTTATCATAAAATGTATCAACTTCAACGGAATGGTAAAACAAAGTAA
- a CDS encoding VOC family protein, translating into MIARLQEIMLYVDDQENAKQFWTEKLNFHVVSDDVMNDMRVIVLKPTANAETAIVLHDRAKVEAMEMGVNTGTPSLMFVAQDIDALYEDLKAKGVTVGEKVEMNGGIVFNFADDEDHYFAVRN; encoded by the coding sequence ATGATAGCACGATTACAAGAAATAATGTTATATGTGGATGATCAAGAAAATGCGAAACAGTTTTGGACAGAAAAATTAAATTTCCACGTTGTGTCAGACGATGTCATGAACGATATGCGCGTTATCGTGTTAAAACCAACTGCCAATGCTGAAACAGCGATTGTTTTACACGATAGAGCAAAAGTCGAAGCAATGGAAATGGGAGTCAATACTGGGACACCATCATTAATGTTCGTTGCACAAGATATTGACGCCCTTTATGAAGACTTGAAAGCAAAAGGTGTAACAGTCGGTGAAAAAGTCGAGATGAATGGTGGCATTGTCTTTAACTTCGCAGATGATGAAGATCACTATTTTGCGGTTAGAAATTAA
- a CDS encoding pyridoxamine 5'-phosphate oxidase family protein, whose protein sequence is MKQEVIQKINDVIAHSRIGVLATSYQDQPNSRYMIFYNNGLDLYTKTSKQTPKVQEMKHNPKVHVLLGYEENQTQPYVEIEGVIEFVTDQNQIDWLWKEQDKTFFDSKDDPNFVVLRVIPNTITLHASKGGDGPIEINVSTL, encoded by the coding sequence ATGAAACAAGAAGTAATTCAAAAAATAAATGACGTCATCGCGCACTCACGTATTGGTGTATTGGCAACCTCTTATCAAGATCAACCGAATAGTCGCTATATGATTTTTTATAATAATGGTTTGGATTTATATACGAAAACAAGTAAACAAACACCTAAAGTTCAAGAAATGAAACATAACCCTAAGGTTCATGTGCTTTTAGGCTATGAGGAAAACCAAACACAGCCCTATGTTGAAATTGAAGGTGTAATTGAATTCGTGACAGATCAAAATCAAATCGATTGGTTGTGGAAGGAACAAGACAAAACATTTTTCGATTCTAAAGATGACCCTAATTTCGTTGTATTGCGTGTCATCCCTAACACAATCACATTACATGCGTCAAAAGGCGGCGACGGCCCTATTGAAATTAATGTCAGCACCCTTTAA
- a CDS encoding alanine/glycine:cation symporter family protein — protein MKSNGGVFVLETLNKINAVLWGAPSLILLVGTGLFLTFVLKGLQFSKLGHAFKLAFVPNKRDTDESEGDISNFKALMTSLAGMIGNGNIAGVATAVTLGGPGAVFWMWVVGLLGMTTKYAEALLAMKYRDKNPIGEYISGPMYYIEKGLGPKFKFFAIAFAIFGAFAALGIGNSVQSNTIADVMSTSFNVSGFITGIILVILISFIIFGGIKRISDVAGFFVPMMAILYIGASIIIIIMNYDKIIPAFGLIFEHAFTPVSAAGGFSGIVVMQAVQHGVSKGIFSNEAGLGTVALISGNAKTSHPVIQALVAMTGTFIVTIIVCTMTALVLLVTGFWDPSGGLLSGVSHDPGLEAGALTSKAFASSLGIVGEYVVSLSVIFFGFSTIIAWFVYGAKCFEYLFGVKLVVIYAVVYVAATFVGTVANLRLVWAFADMANALMMIPNLIGLLFLFKVIKQETDDYFKPSTRELK, from the coding sequence ATGAAATCAAATGGAGGGGTTTTTGTGTTAGAAACATTAAATAAAATTAATGCGGTTCTATGGGGTGCGCCGAGTTTAATTTTATTAGTAGGTACAGGATTATTTTTAACGTTCGTCCTCAAGGGCTTACAATTTAGCAAATTAGGTCATGCATTTAAGCTTGCCTTTGTTCCTAATAAAAGAGATACGGATGAAAGTGAAGGTGATATTAGTAATTTTAAAGCCTTAATGACCTCACTTGCAGGTATGATTGGTAACGGGAATATTGCCGGTGTCGCTACTGCTGTAACACTTGGTGGCCCAGGTGCAGTCTTTTGGATGTGGGTTGTTGGTTTACTCGGTATGACAACAAAGTATGCCGAAGCCTTACTTGCTATGAAATATCGTGATAAGAACCCTATAGGTGAATATATTAGTGGTCCGATGTATTACATTGAAAAAGGTTTAGGACCTAAGTTCAAATTTTTTGCCATTGCCTTTGCCATTTTTGGTGCATTTGCTGCTTTAGGTATCGGAAATAGTGTACAATCTAATACTATCGCAGATGTCATGTCTACGAGTTTTAATGTTAGTGGATTTATCACAGGTATTATTTTAGTCATCCTGATTTCATTTATCATTTTTGGTGGAATCAAACGTATTAGTGACGTTGCCGGGTTTTTCGTGCCGATGATGGCCATTTTATACATAGGTGCATCTATTATCATTATCATCATGAATTACGATAAAATCATTCCAGCTTTCGGTTTAATTTTTGAACATGCGTTTACGCCTGTTTCAGCTGCTGGTGGCTTTTCAGGTATTGTAGTCATGCAAGCAGTCCAACACGGCGTCTCTAAAGGTATTTTCTCAAATGAAGCCGGACTTGGTACAGTGGCTCTTATTTCAGGTAACGCGAAGACCAGCCATCCGGTTATCCAAGCCCTTGTTGCAATGACAGGTACGTTCATAGTAACAATTATCGTGTGTACAATGACAGCGCTTGTTTTACTTGTCACAGGATTTTGGGACCCATCGGGCGGCTTACTATCAGGCGTAAGCCATGATCCAGGATTAGAAGCTGGCGCACTCACAAGTAAAGCCTTTGCATCTTCCTTAGGTATTGTTGGAGAATATGTCGTATCACTTTCCGTTATTTTCTTCGGTTTTTCAACAATTATTGCTTGGTTTGTTTACGGGGCGAAATGTTTTGAATACTTATTTGGTGTAAAACTTGTTGTCATTTATGCTGTGGTTTATGTAGCAGCAACATTCGTAGGTACAGTAGCAAACTTACGCTTAGTTTGGGCTTTTGCTGATATGGCTAACGCCTTAATGATGATTCCAAACTTGATTGGTCTATTATTCCTATTTAAGGTCATTAAACAAGAAACAGATGATTACTTTAAACCTTCAACACGTGAATTAAAATAA
- a CDS encoding fructose-bisphosphatase class III, which yields MQSVQESELKKQYLDLLAEKYDSEEKVATEIISLESILELPKGTEHFVSDLHGEFHAFQHVLRNGSGNVKAKIHDIFGDRLTVQEMNQLTALVYYPEDKIKLIKNEFNSKKERDAWYADTIHQLVELITYTSSKYTRSKLRKALPKRYVFIIEELLYKSNKYNNKNVYYNTIIEQIINLHQADKLIISLSNTIQRLVVDHLHVVGDIYDRGPDPDKIMDTLIDYHSVDIQWGNHDALWMGAYAGSQVCLANLLRICARYDNLDIIEDAYGINLRPLLTLAEKYYDDNPAFRPKKHPEKTPSESEKLQITKIHQAIAIIQFKLEGPIIKRRPEFEMDNRLILDRINYRDLTLDINGKTYPLTHTCFKTIDPRNPTALLEEEKEVMDKLIISFQESEKLRRHIDFLMKKGNLYLRYNGNLLIHGCIPVDEDGNMEGMEIEGTYYDGHELIDKFEYHVRKAYNDIETQDDLSTDLVWYLWTGKYSSLFGKRAMTTFERYFISDKSTHKEVKNPYYHLREDEDMVKKMLKEFDMDPETGRIINGHTPIKERDGENPIKANGKMLVIDGGFSKAYQSTTGIAGYTLLYNSFGMQLVAHQQFNSKENVLKTGEDELSIRRVVDKELERQLIRNTNKGAALQEEIDMLKALMAYRYMKK from the coding sequence ATGCAATCGGTACAAGAATCTGAATTAAAAAAACAATATCTTGATTTACTGGCAGAAAAATATGATTCTGAGGAAAAAGTAGCAACAGAAATTATAAGTTTGGAATCTATTCTCGAATTACCTAAAGGGACTGAGCATTTTGTCAGTGATTTACATGGTGAATTCCACGCATTTCAACATGTACTGCGAAACGGATCTGGAAATGTTAAAGCGAAAATTCATGATATTTTTGGCGATCGCTTAACAGTTCAAGAAATGAATCAGCTTACTGCCTTAGTTTATTATCCAGAAGATAAAATTAAGCTGATAAAAAATGAATTCAACTCAAAAAAAGAGCGTGATGCATGGTACGCAGATACAATTCACCAACTTGTAGAACTAATTACATATACATCTTCAAAATATACACGTTCAAAATTACGTAAAGCACTGCCTAAACGCTATGTTTTTATTATCGAAGAGTTGCTATATAAGAGTAATAAATATAACAATAAAAACGTGTATTACAACACAATCATTGAGCAAATTATAAACTTACATCAAGCGGATAAACTGATTATTAGCTTATCAAATACCATTCAACGTCTCGTCGTCGATCATCTCCACGTTGTCGGAGATATTTATGATCGTGGTCCAGACCCAGATAAAATAATGGATACACTCATTGATTACCACTCTGTAGATATACAATGGGGGAACCATGATGCCTTATGGATGGGCGCATATGCTGGTTCACAAGTATGTCTCGCAAACCTTCTTCGTATATGTGCGCGTTACGATAACTTAGATATCATTGAAGATGCTTATGGGATTAATTTAAGGCCTTTACTGACGTTAGCGGAAAAGTATTATGATGATAATCCCGCGTTTCGTCCAAAAAAACACCCTGAAAAAACACCTTCAGAATCAGAAAAATTACAAATCACAAAAATTCATCAAGCTATCGCCATCATTCAATTTAAGTTGGAAGGCCCTATTATCAAACGCCGTCCTGAATTTGAAATGGACAATCGTCTCATATTAGATCGCATTAATTACCGTGATCTTACATTAGATATTAATGGTAAAACTTATCCATTGACGCATACGTGTTTTAAAACGATTGATCCACGAAACCCAACGGCATTATTGGAAGAAGAAAAAGAAGTGATGGATAAGTTAATTATTTCATTTCAAGAATCCGAAAAATTACGTCGCCATATTGATTTCTTAATGAAAAAAGGCAACCTTTATTTACGCTATAACGGAAACTTACTCATTCATGGTTGTATACCAGTAGATGAAGACGGCAATATGGAAGGTATGGAAATTGAAGGAACGTATTATGATGGGCATGAACTCATTGACAAATTTGAATATCATGTACGTAAAGCCTATAACGATATAGAAACACAAGATGACCTCTCAACAGATCTCGTTTGGTATTTATGGACTGGAAAATATTCTTCTTTATTTGGTAAACGTGCAATGACAACGTTTGAACGTTATTTTATAAGTGATAAATCCACACACAAAGAAGTTAAAAATCCATATTATCATTTACGTGAAGATGAAGATATGGTGAAGAAAATGCTTAAAGAGTTTGATATGGATCCTGAAACTGGACGTATTATCAATGGGCATACACCCATCAAAGAACGTGATGGTGAAAACCCAATTAAAGCGAATGGAAAAATGCTTGTCATCGATGGTGGTTTCTCTAAAGCTTATCAAAGTACGACAGGCATTGCTGGATATACATTATTATACAACTCATTTGGTATGCAACTCGTTGCTCACCAACAATTTAATTCTAAAGAAAATGTACTTAAAACCGGTGAAGATGAATTGTCAATTCGTCGTGTTGTCGATAAAGAATTAGAACGTCAGCTGATCCGCAATACGAACAAAGGAGCAGCGCTTCAAGAAGAAATAGACATGCTTAAAGCGCTCATGGCTTATCGTTACATGAAAAAATAA
- a CDS encoding MFS transporter yields the protein MAPTRLFTKNYVVNFLISLLLYLTMYLLIVVITHYAVATYHISDSLAGLVMGLFIVGSLFGRFLTGRWINVIGPKKILFIGLITFIFTQCLYFFEGSLLFLMFVRFFNGFALAIATTATGTIVALLSPVERRAEGISLFSLSLVVGAAVGPFMGLMLSQHFSTYVLFIFCVILAFCAFILAFILKVDFEIQPLTPEDRGLKLSQFISIPALPIASVILICGLGYASVLSFIQIYAQQLHLVTVASYYFIAYAMTSMITRPIIGKIMDYYHENKIAYPALFLFSLGLAVLAVLSKETGWLLLVSGALLGIGYGAMTAVCNVAAIKVSHQTQIGIATSTFYIGLDFGLGFGPFLLGFFTSSFGFSTMYALTAIIILMCIGLYWGVHGRFINQN from the coding sequence ATGGCACCCACGCGTTTATTTACTAAAAATTACGTCGTTAACTTTTTGATTAGCTTGTTATTATATTTAACGATGTATTTATTAATTGTGGTTATCACACACTACGCCGTTGCGACATATCATATATCAGATAGTCTGGCAGGTCTTGTGATGGGGCTATTTATTGTAGGATCATTATTTGGGCGATTTCTTACAGGAAGATGGATAAATGTTATTGGACCTAAGAAAATACTATTCATCGGACTTATTACCTTTATTTTCACACAGTGTCTATATTTTTTTGAAGGGTCATTATTATTTTTGATGTTTGTACGTTTTTTTAATGGCTTTGCATTAGCGATTGCTACGACAGCGACGGGTACGATTGTTGCATTATTATCGCCAGTTGAACGTCGTGCAGAAGGCATTAGTTTGTTTAGTTTGAGCTTAGTTGTAGGGGCAGCGGTAGGTCCCTTCATGGGCTTAATGTTATCTCAACATTTTTCAACATACGTACTTTTTATATTTTGTGTGATTCTTGCTTTCTGCGCATTTATCTTAGCTTTTATTTTAAAAGTCGATTTTGAAATTCAACCTTTAACACCTGAAGATAGGGGATTAAAACTTTCTCAATTCATCTCTATTCCCGCTTTGCCAATCGCAAGTGTCATTCTCATTTGTGGGTTAGGTTATGCGTCTGTTTTATCATTCATTCAAATTTATGCACAACAACTCCATCTAGTCACTGTAGCCAGTTACTATTTTATTGCCTACGCTATGACTTCTATGATTACCAGACCTATAATAGGAAAAATAATGGATTACTATCACGAAAATAAAATCGCATATCCGGCACTATTTCTCTTTAGTTTGGGATTAGCGGTACTCGCTGTACTTTCTAAAGAAACGGGGTGGTTATTGTTAGTTTCAGGGGCGTTACTTGGAATAGGATACGGCGCAATGACTGCTGTGTGTAATGTGGCTGCGATTAAAGTGTCACATCAAACACAAATCGGAATTGCGACTTCAACGTTTTATATTGGTTTAGATTTTGGATTAGGTTTTGGGCCTTTCTTACTTGGATTTTTCACATCGTCATTCGGTTTTAGTACGATGTATGCCCTAACAGCAATCATCATATTGATGTGTATTGGACTCTATTGGGGTGTTCATGGGCGTTTTATCAATCAAAACTAA
- a CDS encoding MFS transporter — protein sequence MNQLKEKRTNMRWVFAGMFFLIGVIAYMDRANISYIATPMMEDLNLSKTQFSLLATFFSLGYALMQVPSGFLAEKFGPKKMLSIALVWWSAFTILTGVIKNHGLLFAVRFLFGVGEAPMYPSNAVFNTFWFAKNEKGRASSALLAGSYFGPVLAPFITVAIYNTFGWQAVFIIFGIIGFLIALLWVVIAKDLPEHHKMVNEAEKLYIMENRDVVQTEKSTAPWGRFFARFSFYAIAAQYFVVQFVITLFLIWYPTYLIDQYKIDTLTMSKLAGIPWLLMFVLIMVGGAISDKILSSGKSRFIARATIAIFGFVVFGISLYFAVNAQSLIMNIFWMSLCLAGVGLSMVMSWASATDIGRNFSGSVSGWMNLWGNIGAMLSPIIAAVLADSIGWKSTLLSMLILVVIAIILWFFVKPDQPLVQDEAN from the coding sequence ATGAATCAACTTAAAGAAAAAAGAACAAATATGCGATGGGTGTTTGCAGGAATGTTTTTCTTAATTGGGGTTATTGCATATATGGACCGTGCTAACATTTCTTACATCGCGACACCAATGATGGAAGATTTAAACTTATCAAAAACACAATTTTCACTTCTTGCGACGTTTTTCTCGCTTGGTTATGCTTTAATGCAAGTACCATCAGGTTTTTTAGCTGAAAAATTTGGACCTAAAAAAATGCTTTCGATTGCATTGGTTTGGTGGAGTGCATTCACGATTTTAACTGGGGTAATTAAAAATCACGGTTTATTATTCGCAGTGCGTTTCTTATTTGGTGTTGGGGAGGCACCGATGTACCCATCTAATGCTGTATTTAATACGTTTTGGTTTGCAAAAAACGAAAAAGGACGCGCATCAAGTGCTTTATTGGCAGGGTCGTATTTTGGCCCAGTGCTTGCACCATTTATCACAGTTGCGATTTATAACACATTTGGTTGGCAAGCAGTATTCATTATTTTTGGTATTATAGGATTTCTTATTGCGCTACTATGGGTAGTAATTGCTAAAGATTTACCAGAACATCATAAAATGGTAAATGAAGCTGAGAAACTTTACATTATGGAAAATCGCGACGTGGTACAAACTGAAAAATCTACAGCGCCATGGGGACGTTTCTTCGCAAGATTTAGCTTCTATGCAATTGCGGCACAATATTTTGTAGTACAGTTTGTGATCACTTTATTCTTAATTTGGTATCCAACATATCTAATTGATCAATATAAAATTGACACGTTAACGATGAGTAAGTTGGCAGGTATTCCGTGGTTACTCATGTTTGTGTTAATCATGGTAGGGGGAGCAATTTCTGATAAAATTTTAAGTTCAGGTAAATCACGATTTATTGCACGTGCAACAATTGCAATTTTTGGATTTGTAGTGTTTGGTATTTCTTTATACTTTGCTGTCAATGCCCAGTCATTAATTATGAATATTTTCTGGATGTCATTATGTTTAGCTGGTGTTGGCTTATCGATGGTTATGAGTTGGGCGTCAGCCACGGATATTGGACGTAATTTCTCAGGTTCTGTATCAGGATGGATGAATTTATGGGGGAACATTGGTGCAATGTTAAGCCCAATTATTGCGGCTGTTTTAGCAGATAGTATTGGATGGAAATCAACATTACTCTCAATGCTTATACTCGTTGTTATAGCAATCATTTTATGGTTCTTCGTTAAACCTGACCAACCATTAGTGCAGGATGAAGCAAATTAA
- the srtA gene encoding class A sortase SrtA, whose protein sequence is MKRLSRMMMPLLGVILILGGLYLAFRPQIDTYFTKKENDKKIEQYESNQKKATAPQQIEIPKDKSQVAGVLSIPSVDINEPVYPGPATPQQLERGVSFAEENESLDDQNISIAGHTDYSLNYQFTKLHNAKKGDEVIFTVGKDKRKYKITSIKDVDPYAVEVLNEMKKQKQQLTLITCDDYDEKTGKWLKRSIYIAEEVA, encoded by the coding sequence ATGAAGCGATTATCCCGAATGATGATGCCTTTATTAGGTGTCATACTTATTTTAGGTGGTTTATATTTAGCATTTCGACCACAAATTGATACGTACTTTACTAAAAAAGAAAATGATAAGAAAATAGAACAATATGAAAGTAATCAAAAAAAAGCAACCGCACCACAACAAATTGAAATTCCAAAAGATAAATCACAAGTTGCAGGTGTATTGTCTATCCCTTCTGTAGATATTAACGAACCAGTGTACCCAGGGCCAGCAACACCACAACAATTAGAACGTGGTGTGAGTTTTGCTGAAGAAAATGAATCATTGGATGATCAAAACATCTCAATAGCAGGTCATACAGACTATTCTTTAAATTATCAGTTTACAAAACTTCATAATGCTAAAAAAGGAGATGAAGTCATATTTACAGTAGGTAAAGATAAGCGTAAATATAAAATTACATCAATTAAAGACGTAGACCCTTACGCGGTTGAAGTGCTTAATGAAATGAAAAAACAAAAGCAGCAACTGACATTAATTACGTGTGATGATTATGATGAAAAAACAGGTAAGTGGTTGAAGCGAAGTATTTATATTGCAGAAGAAGTGGCATAA